In Ferribacterium limneticum, a genomic segment contains:
- the rimO gene encoding 30S ribosomal protein S12 methylthiotransferase RimO has translation MTIQQKVPTVGFVSLGCPKASSDAERILTKLRAEGYEISPSYDNSDLVIVNTCGFIDAAVEESLDAIGEALNENGKVIVTGCLGAKGDIVQSTHPAVLAVTGPHAADEVMSYVHAHLPKPHDPYSDLVPPQGVRLTPDHFAYLKISEGCNHSCTFCIIPSLRGPLVSRPVGDVLAEAENLARAGVKEILVISQDTSAYGVDLKYRTAFWGGKPVKSRLKELCEALASFGIWVRLHYVYPYPSVDDVIPLMAEGKILPYLDVPFQHASPTILKAMKRPASAENTLERIAKWREICPEIVIRSTFITGFPGETDEDFDQLIQFLEDAKLDRVGAFAYSPVEGAKANELAGLPPEDVREDRRRWLMQVQEDISAAKLEAKIDTVIQVLVDAVDEEGTIARSKADAPEIDGVVYIDGHFDAEPGDFLMVKVIDADHHDLYAQPVGPG, from the coding sequence ATGACTATTCAGCAAAAAGTGCCGACCGTCGGCTTCGTTTCCCTCGGCTGTCCGAAGGCTTCTTCGGATGCCGAGCGCATCCTGACCAAGCTGCGCGCCGAAGGCTACGAGATTTCACCGAGCTACGATAATTCCGATCTCGTCATCGTCAATACCTGCGGCTTCATCGATGCCGCGGTGGAAGAGTCGCTCGATGCCATCGGCGAGGCCCTTAACGAGAACGGCAAGGTCATCGTCACCGGCTGCCTCGGCGCCAAGGGCGACATCGTGCAATCGACGCATCCGGCAGTGCTCGCCGTGACCGGCCCGCACGCGGCCGACGAAGTCATGAGCTACGTTCATGCCCATCTGCCGAAACCGCACGACCCGTATTCCGACCTCGTGCCGCCACAGGGCGTTCGCCTGACGCCGGATCACTTCGCTTACCTGAAAATTTCCGAAGGCTGCAACCATAGCTGTACCTTCTGCATCATCCCGTCGCTGCGCGGCCCGTTGGTTTCGCGGCCGGTTGGCGATGTGTTGGCCGAGGCTGAAAACCTGGCCCGGGCTGGCGTGAAGGAAATTCTCGTCATTTCGCAGGATACGTCCGCCTACGGCGTCGACCTCAAATACCGCACGGCTTTCTGGGGCGGCAAGCCGGTCAAGTCGCGGTTGAAAGAGTTGTGCGAGGCGCTTGCCAGCTTCGGTATCTGGGTCCGCCTGCACTACGTTTACCCGTATCCGTCGGTCGATGACGTCATCCCGCTCATGGCCGAAGGCAAGATCCTGCCTTACCTCGATGTGCCTTTCCAGCACGCCAGCCCGACCATTCTCAAGGCGATGAAGCGGCCGGCCTCGGCCGAAAATACGCTCGAACGCATCGCCAAGTGGCGCGAAATCTGCCCGGAAATCGTCATTCGCTCGACCTTCATCACCGGCTTCCCGGGCGAAACGGACGAGGATTTCGATCAGCTGATCCAGTTCCTGGAAGACGCCAAGCTCGATCGTGTCGGCGCCTTTGCCTACTCGCCGGTCGAAGGCGCCAAGGCCAACGAACTGGCAGGCCTGCCGCCGGAAGATGTGCGCGAAGACCGTAGACGCTGGCTCATGCAGGTTCAGGAAGACATTTCCGCCGCCAAGCTCGAAGCCAAGATCGATACGGTCATTCAGGTGCTGGTCGATGCCGTCGATGAGGAAGGCACGATTGCCCGCTCCAAGGCCGATGCCCCGGAAATCGATGGCGTGGTTTACATCGACGGTCATTTCGATGCCGAGCCGGGTGACTTCCTGATGGTCAAGGTTATCGACGCCGATCACCACGACCTCTACGCCCAGCCGGTCGGGCCGGGCTGA
- a CDS encoding patatin-like phospholipase family protein has translation MARPRLGIALGSGSARGWAHIGVLRALQDAGIEPDVVCGTSIGAFVGAAYASGDLDKLEAWAGGLSRSDVLGFFDVSLTGGLIKGAKLLDFASTSFLDNTFADLDRPFACVATDLATGREIWLREGSVTDAVRASIALPGLFSPQLLDGRFLVDGGLVNPVPVSLCRVLDAEVVIAVDLGMDILTTLQRRNGKPVMASGGWRNAVGRWFGGGEERPVQPSLADVVSNSIAIMQGRISRSRLAGEPADVLITPRLGQLNLLDYHRAGEAIAAGRKATEHMLPLLHSLLD, from the coding sequence GTGGCCCGGCCGCGTCTCGGCATCGCCCTTGGTTCCGGCTCGGCGCGCGGCTGGGCGCATATCGGCGTGTTGCGCGCCCTGCAGGACGCCGGCATCGAGCCTGATGTCGTCTGCGGCACTTCGATCGGCGCCTTCGTCGGCGCCGCCTACGCCTCCGGCGATCTCGACAAGCTTGAGGCCTGGGCCGGCGGACTGAGCCGGAGCGACGTACTCGGCTTCTTCGATGTCAGCCTGACCGGCGGGCTGATCAAGGGGGCAAAGCTGCTCGATTTTGCCTCGACCTCCTTCCTTGATAACACTTTCGCCGATCTCGACCGGCCCTTCGCCTGCGTTGCCACCGATTTGGCGACGGGGCGCGAAATCTGGTTGCGCGAGGGCTCGGTGACCGATGCGGTACGTGCTTCAATCGCACTGCCCGGCCTGTTTTCGCCGCAATTGCTCGACGGGCGTTTCCTGGTTGATGGTGGCCTGGTCAATCCGGTGCCGGTTTCGCTGTGCCGGGTGCTCGACGCCGAAGTGGTGATCGCCGTCGATCTTGGCATGGACATCCTGACCACGCTGCAGCGGCGCAACGGCAAGCCGGTCATGGCCAGCGGGGGCTGGCGCAATGCCGTCGGTCGCTGGTTTGGTGGTGGTGAGGAGAGGCCGGTTCAGCCTTCGCTCGCCGACGTGGTGAGCAACAGCATTGCCATCATGCAGGGCCGCATCTCGCGTTCGCGCCTGGCTGGCGAGCCGGCCGACGTGCTGATCACGCCGCGCCTCGGGCAGCTCAACCTGCTCGACTACCATCGTGCCGGCGAAGCCATTGCTGCCGGGCGCAAGGCCACTGAACACATGCTGCCGCTCCTGCATTCGCTGCTCGATTGA
- a CDS encoding FAD-binding oxidoreductase, which produces MRDSLIDQLAALVGPAQVLTEPADIAPFVTDWRGRYRGAARCVVRPGNTAEVAAVVKACVAAGVAIVPQGGNTSLCGAATPDDSGGAVVVSLSRLNRILTVDRKNSTISVEAGCTLAAVQEAARAADRLFPLALASEGTCQIGGNLSTNAGGVQVLRYGNTRELTLGLEVVLANGDIWNGMRGLRKDNTGYDLKQLFIGAEGTLGIITGAVLKLFPLPKTQVTCWLNVASPTAAVDLLNSAKTAFDAQLTAFELVSETALGLVLKNIPATVRPSAGSPWYVLAEFSEVDLAAVEAWLDRCLEAGEVSDGVVAQSETQAKKLWALRENISEAQKIEGISIKHDVSVPVSGIPEFLATADAALARAFPGIRVVAFGHVGDGNLHYNLSKADAHDNEAFLASEPEVHRLVHDTVHALNGSISAEHGIGQLKREEIRRYKSEVEIALMRSLKQALDPRGLMNPGKVL; this is translated from the coding sequence ATGCGTGATTCCCTGATCGATCAACTCGCCGCTCTCGTCGGCCCGGCCCAGGTACTGACCGAGCCGGCCGACATTGCACCCTTCGTCACCGACTGGCGTGGCCGTTACCGTGGTGCGGCGCGATGCGTCGTCCGCCCCGGCAATACTGCCGAGGTGGCGGCGGTCGTCAAGGCCTGCGTCGCAGCCGGCGTGGCCATCGTGCCGCAGGGCGGCAACACCAGCCTGTGCGGCGCGGCAACGCCGGACGACTCGGGTGGGGCGGTGGTTGTCAGTTTGAGCCGCCTGAACCGCATTCTCACGGTCGACCGGAAAAACAGCACGATTTCAGTAGAAGCCGGCTGCACGCTGGCCGCCGTCCAGGAGGCCGCACGCGCTGCCGACCGGCTCTTTCCGTTGGCCCTGGCGTCGGAAGGGACGTGCCAGATCGGCGGCAACCTGTCGACCAACGCTGGCGGCGTCCAGGTCCTGCGCTACGGCAATACCCGCGAACTGACGCTCGGCCTCGAAGTTGTTCTCGCCAACGGCGACATCTGGAACGGTATGCGCGGCCTGCGCAAGGACAACACCGGCTATGACCTCAAGCAGTTATTCATCGGCGCCGAGGGCACGCTGGGCATCATCACCGGCGCCGTGCTCAAGCTTTTTCCGCTGCCCAAAACGCAGGTCACCTGCTGGCTGAACGTCGCTTCACCGACTGCTGCGGTCGACCTGCTGAATTCGGCAAAAACCGCTTTCGACGCCCAACTGACGGCCTTCGAGCTGGTTTCGGAAACGGCGCTCGGGCTGGTTCTCAAGAACATCCCCGCTACCGTCCGGCCAAGTGCCGGCTCACCTTGGTACGTGCTGGCCGAGTTCTCCGAGGTCGATCTGGCCGCCGTCGAAGCCTGGCTGGACAGGTGTCTGGAGGCGGGCGAGGTCAGCGACGGCGTCGTCGCGCAATCGGAAACGCAGGCGAAAAAGCTGTGGGCGTTGCGCGAAAACATTTCCGAGGCGCAGAAAATCGAGGGCATCAGCATCAAGCACGACGTTTCGGTGCCGGTATCGGGTATCCCGGAGTTTCTGGCGACGGCTGATGCGGCGCTGGCCAGGGCCTTCCCCGGCATCCGCGTGGTTGCCTTCGGCCATGTTGGCGACGGCAACCTGCATTACAACCTGTCGAAGGCCGATGCCCACGACAACGAAGCCTTCCTCGCCAGCGAGCCCGAGGTGCATCGCCTCGTTCATGACACGGTGCACGCGTTGAACGGCTCGATTTCGGCCGAGCATGGCATCGGCCAGCTCAAGCGTGAGGAAATCCGGCGCTACAAGAGCGAGGTCGAGATCGCGCTCATGCGTTCGCTCAAGCAGGCGCTCGATCCGCGCGGCCTCATGAATCCCGGCAAGGTGCTCTGA
- a CDS encoding sensor histidine kinase, with product MTEPFVLGRRVELLYRNVLLGQIVSLINASMLTWVATSLIDNTTIYGWWLAAIVIAGIRINQAIIYRRETPAKRAADAFKWHRRARLSATAAGIVWAGGALLLMSQGNTQLQLFAGFVMSGMIAGAVPILAADRLIFRSYAWPVALAVAFGAFGSDPLHIAFTVMSLLFLLAVTRSVDFFHSTLHDTFRLEHEKDGLLDNLDHARELAERSDRAKTEFLANISHELRTPMNGIMGLSELLDLEPLTEPQRELLTPLRESASDLLLLINDLIQLSALEAGHIKPNPTPFALSDLGASLHANYFNACTTKGLDLLEQFDENLPQVVKGDISLLLQAFAQLADNAIKFTERGHITLTARIHEQSTSTVNIEFAISDTGPGIPAEKIAALDGLFVQADGSATRRHGGTGIGLPIARKLVELMGGKLRIESEVGIGSRFSFVVPFGLKDV from the coding sequence TTGACGGAACCCTTCGTCCTCGGCCGAAGAGTCGAACTGCTCTATCGAAATGTCCTGCTCGGGCAGATCGTTTCGCTCATCAATGCCTCGATGCTGACCTGGGTTGCCACGTCTCTGATCGACAATACGACCATTTATGGCTGGTGGCTGGCGGCCATCGTGATAGCCGGAATACGGATCAACCAGGCCATCATCTACCGGCGAGAAACCCCGGCAAAAAGGGCGGCCGACGCCTTCAAGTGGCACCGGCGAGCCCGCCTGAGCGCAACCGCGGCGGGCATCGTCTGGGCCGGCGGCGCCCTGCTCCTCATGTCGCAAGGCAATACCCAGCTGCAACTGTTTGCCGGCTTCGTCATGTCCGGCATGATCGCCGGCGCCGTGCCCATCCTGGCCGCCGACCGGCTCATTTTCCGCAGCTACGCGTGGCCGGTCGCCCTTGCCGTGGCTTTCGGCGCCTTCGGCAGCGACCCGTTGCACATCGCATTCACCGTCATGTCGCTCCTGTTCCTGCTGGCCGTAACGCGCAGCGTCGACTTCTTCCACAGCACGCTGCACGACACCTTCCGGCTCGAGCATGAAAAAGATGGCCTGCTCGACAACCTCGACCATGCCCGCGAACTGGCCGAACGCTCCGACCGCGCCAAGACCGAGTTCCTGGCCAATATCAGCCACGAATTGCGTACACCGATGAACGGCATCATGGGCTTGTCGGAGCTGCTTGACCTTGAGCCGCTGACCGAGCCACAGCGTGAGCTGCTGACCCCGTTGCGCGAGTCAGCCAGCGATTTGCTATTGCTGATCAACGATCTGATTCAGCTTTCGGCGCTGGAGGCCGGGCACATCAAGCCAAATCCGACGCCTTTTGCCCTGAGCGATCTGGGCGCCAGCCTGCATGCCAACTACTTCAATGCCTGCACGACCAAAGGCCTGGACTTGCTGGAACAATTCGACGAGAACCTGCCGCAGGTCGTCAAGGGCGACATCTCGCTGCTGCTGCAGGCATTCGCGCAACTGGCCGACAATGCGATCAAATTCACGGAACGCGGCCACATCACGCTGACCGCCCGCATTCATGAGCAATCGACAAGCACGGTCAATATCGAGTTCGCCATCAGCGACACCGGCCCCGGCATCCCGGCCGAAAAAATCGCCGCACTCGATGGCCTTTTCGTTCAGGCGGACGGATCGGCTACCCGGCGCCATGGCGGCACCGGCATCGGCCTGCCGATCGCCCGCAAGCTGGTCGAATTGATGGGTGGCAAACTCAGGATAGAAAGCGAAGTCGGTATCGGCAGCCGCTTCAGTTTCGTCGTTCCCTTCGGGTTGAAGGACGTCTGA
- the hslO gene encoding Hsp33 family molecular chaperone HslO produces MSDSFVQRFIFEGLDIRGAVVYLGDAWQQMQAGRDYQPTVAQLLGETAAVTALIAGQLKQPGRLTLQLRGNGPIQLLVMDCNEQLQMRGMARSNPVVLPAPVPELLGAHQGGQLMMSLDMPEARQPYQSYVPMVGDSIATIFEHYLEQSEQQPSRLFATAAPKAAACLFLQKLPAADHHDQDGWQRITQLAATVKPAELLELDTESLLGRLFHEDMAEHGIRLYDPRPVAYHCPEDRNKVADMIRSLGHADAEAILAEHGEIVIRDDICNRDYHFSADDVAALFAISEGKALH; encoded by the coding sequence ATGAGCGACAGTTTCGTCCAGCGCTTCATCTTCGAAGGTCTCGACATTCGCGGTGCCGTCGTCTATCTCGGCGACGCCTGGCAGCAAATGCAGGCCGGCCGCGACTACCAGCCGACCGTCGCCCAGTTGCTCGGTGAAACAGCCGCCGTCACCGCCCTGATTGCCGGCCAGCTCAAGCAGCCCGGCCGCCTGACCCTGCAATTGCGCGGCAACGGCCCGATTCAGCTGCTGGTCATGGATTGCAACGAACAATTGCAGATGCGCGGCATGGCGCGCAGCAACCCGGTGGTGCTGCCGGCGCCGGTACCCGAACTGCTCGGCGCCCATCAGGGCGGCCAGCTCATGATGAGCCTCGACATGCCGGAAGCCCGCCAGCCCTACCAAAGCTACGTACCCATGGTCGGCGACAGCATTGCGACGATTTTCGAGCATTACCTTGAACAATCCGAACAACAACCGTCGCGCCTCTTTGCCACGGCCGCGCCCAAGGCCGCAGCCTGCCTGTTCCTGCAGAAACTGCCGGCAGCCGACCACCACGACCAGGATGGCTGGCAACGCATCACCCAGCTGGCCGCCACGGTCAAGCCGGCCGAGTTGCTCGAACTCGACACCGAAAGCCTGCTCGGCCGCCTCTTCCACGAAGACATGGCGGAACACGGCATCCGCCTCTACGATCCGCGCCCGGTGGCCTACCACTGCCCGGAAGACCGCAACAAGGTCGCCGACATGATCCGCAGCCTGGGCCATGCCGATGCCGAGGCTATCCTCGCCGAACACGGTGAAATCGTCATCCGGGACGACATCTGCAACCGCGACTATCACTTCAGCGCCGACGATGTCGCCGCGCTGTTCGCCATCAGCGAAGGCAAGGCACTGCATTGA
- a CDS encoding arsenate reductase codes for MIKVFGIKNCDTMKKAMNWLTDNGVAYEFIDYKKVGVAEANLPDWNARAGWEKLLNTRGLMWRKLSDDERSAVDEPKALKLMAQYPSLIKRPVLDNGKQLIVGFTPENYAEQLK; via the coding sequence ATGATCAAGGTCTTTGGCATCAAGAACTGCGACACCATGAAGAAGGCCATGAACTGGCTGACCGACAACGGTGTCGCCTATGAATTCATCGATTACAAGAAGGTCGGCGTCGCCGAGGCGAATCTGCCGGACTGGAACGCCCGGGCCGGTTGGGAAAAGCTGCTCAACACGCGCGGCCTGATGTGGAGAAAGCTCAGCGACGACGAACGTTCTGCGGTCGACGAGCCAAAAGCCCTCAAATTGATGGCGCAGTATCCGAGCCTGATCAAGCGACCGGTGCTCGACAACGGCAAACAACTCATCGTCGGCTTCACGCCGGAAAACTACGCGGAGCAGCTCAAATGA
- a CDS encoding ferredoxin reductase family protein encodes MKRPLLYLALIPLALWGIFALPDVLAANPPGPWAWRKPLIILSGLLALWWMSAGMLLATRAPWLEQRFGGLDKLYRLHKNIGIGAGILVFTHWMIEWLPKNLSKAGLITGPRGPRGPRGEPDMWIDLAKDVGEWAGYILLALVVIALVKRIPYRYFRWVHKAFGAVFLAGAFHGLMLMPTTFWQSPLGWLTAALAAAGVVPALLSLTNRIGRKRQHRADIVSLSQHDGKLLEIICRPEKNWPGHQAGQFLFANFGSRGEGAHPFTIASAWNAQDGTLTLAIKALGDFTAQLPDLIEAGQTITLEGPYGAFDFSAKIPVDRGNAPHQVWVAGGIGITPFLARLEQLAAAPAPTKATADLFYCTPNAAAGDFPEHLETLCDAAGVRLHRRQTDKTGPLTPQEVAATLQPNSTVWFCGPAAWGKALGQALQSSGLSRAAFHQEAFEFR; translated from the coding sequence ATGAAACGCCCCCTGCTCTACCTCGCCCTCATCCCCCTCGCCCTGTGGGGAATTTTCGCCCTGCCCGACGTCCTCGCCGCCAATCCCCCAGGCCCCTGGGCCTGGCGCAAACCACTGATCATCCTCTCGGGCCTGCTCGCCCTGTGGTGGATGAGCGCCGGCATGCTGCTCGCCACGCGTGCCCCCTGGCTCGAACAACGTTTCGGCGGCCTCGACAAGCTTTACCGCCTGCACAAAAACATCGGCATCGGCGCCGGCATCCTCGTCTTCACCCACTGGATGATCGAATGGCTGCCCAAAAACCTGTCCAAGGCTGGCCTGATCACCGGGCCACGCGGCCCGCGTGGACCACGTGGCGAACCCGACATGTGGATCGATCTGGCCAAGGATGTCGGCGAATGGGCCGGCTACATCCTCCTCGCCCTGGTCGTCATCGCCCTCGTCAAACGCATTCCCTACCGCTATTTCCGCTGGGTGCACAAGGCTTTTGGCGCTGTTTTCCTGGCTGGCGCCTTCCATGGCCTGATGCTCATGCCGACGACTTTCTGGCAAAGTCCGCTCGGCTGGCTGACCGCCGCCCTCGCCGCTGCCGGCGTTGTGCCCGCCCTGCTCTCGCTGACCAATCGCATCGGCCGCAAGCGCCAGCATCGCGCCGACATCGTTTCGCTCAGCCAGCACGACGGCAAGTTGCTTGAAATCATCTGCCGTCCCGAAAAGAACTGGCCCGGTCACCAGGCCGGACAATTCCTCTTCGCCAACTTCGGCTCGCGCGGCGAAGGTGCCCACCCGTTCACCATCGCCTCGGCATGGAACGCGCAGGATGGTACGCTGACCCTGGCCATCAAGGCGCTCGGTGATTTCACCGCCCAGCTCCCGGACTTGATCGAGGCCGGCCAAACGATCACCCTCGAAGGCCCCTACGGCGCATTTGATTTTTCGGCCAAAATTCCGGTTGACCGTGGGAATGCACCGCACCAGGTCTGGGTCGCCGGCGGCATCGGCATTACGCCCTTCCTCGCCCGCCTCGAGCAACTGGCCGCCGCCCCGGCGCCAACGAAAGCCACGGCCGATCTGTTCTACTGCACGCCAAACGCCGCTGCCGGCGATTTCCCCGAACATCTGGAAACCCTCTGCGACGCCGCCGGCGTCCGTCTGCATCGCCGTCAGACCGACAAAACCGGCCCGCTCACGCCGCAGGAAGTCGCCGCCACGCTCCAGCCCAACAGCACCGTCTGGTTCTGCGGCCCGGCCGCCTGGGGCAAGGCCCTCGGCCAGGCGCTACAGAGCAGCGGCCTGTCGCGCGCCGCCTTCCATCAGGAAGCCTTCGAGTTCCGCTAA
- a CDS encoding Tex family protein — MLPPIEHRIAAELGVRPAQVNAAIALLDEGATVPFISRYRKEATDGLDDTQLRNLEERLTYLRDLEERRTAILASIEEQGKLTPELKAEISDAETKQRLEDLYLPYKQKRRTKAQIAREAGIEPLALGLLEDPNLTPDDEAEKYLNAEAGFADARAVLDGARQILMEKFAEDAELLGGLRAYLSEHGHVRSTVVEGKETEGAKFRDWFDFAEPIATMPSHRALALLRGRNEGMLQVALVLDSELDPEAVKPGTQNPCEQRIAVRFGIKPQGRPADKWLADTVRWTWKVKVYTHLELELMNELRERAEEEAIRVFGRNLKDLLLAAPAGQHVTMGVDPGIRTGCKIAIVDATGKMLDHATIYPHEPRCDWDGSMSTIARLAAKHQVSLVAIGNGTASRETDKLVQDVMKRYPEARLTKIVVSEAGASVYSASEFAAKEFPDLDVSIRGAVSIARRLQDPLAELVKIDPKSIGVGQYQHDVSQTKLARNLDAVVEDCVNAVGVDVNTASVPLLARISGLTAGLAANIVSYRDANGAFHSRDELKKVPRLGDKTFEQAAGFLRVPNGDNPLDSSSVHPEAYPVVEKIIVDLNKSIKEILGDSRALKGLNPAKYTDERFGLPTVQDIFKELEKPGRDPRPEFKTATFADGVEKVGDLRPGMILEGVVTNVAAFGAFVDIGVHQDGLVHVSALSNTFVKDPHSIVKAGQVVKVKVLEVDLQRQRIALTMRMGDEPSQAKRHDNAPTGRGNAPSRPQQRSSGPAPAGNAMASAFAKLRK; from the coding sequence ATGCTGCCACCCATCGAACACCGCATTGCCGCCGAACTCGGCGTCCGCCCGGCCCAGGTCAACGCCGCCATCGCCTTGCTCGACGAAGGCGCCACCGTGCCTTTCATCTCGCGCTACCGCAAGGAAGCGACCGATGGCCTCGACGATACCCAGCTCCGTAACCTCGAAGAACGCCTTACCTACCTGCGCGACCTTGAAGAGCGGCGCACCGCGATCCTCGCCAGCATCGAGGAACAAGGCAAGCTGACGCCGGAACTCAAGGCCGAGATCAGCGATGCGGAAACGAAGCAGCGCCTCGAAGACCTCTACCTGCCGTACAAGCAAAAGCGCCGCACCAAGGCCCAGATCGCCCGCGAAGCCGGCATCGAGCCGCTGGCCCTCGGCCTGCTCGAAGACCCGAACCTGACGCCGGACGACGAAGCTGAAAAGTACCTCAACGCCGAGGCCGGTTTCGCCGATGCCCGCGCCGTCCTCGACGGCGCCCGCCAGATCCTCATGGAAAAGTTCGCCGAGGATGCCGAACTGCTCGGCGGCCTGCGCGCCTACCTCAGCGAGCACGGCCATGTGCGGTCGACCGTCGTCGAAGGCAAGGAAACCGAAGGCGCCAAGTTCCGCGACTGGTTCGACTTCGCCGAACCGATTGCCACCATGCCCTCGCACCGCGCCCTGGCCCTGCTCCGCGGCCGCAACGAAGGCATGCTGCAGGTGGCGCTGGTTCTCGACTCCGAACTCGATCCGGAGGCCGTCAAACCCGGCACGCAAAACCCCTGCGAACAGCGTATCGCCGTCCGTTTCGGCATCAAGCCGCAGGGCCGCCCGGCCGACAAATGGCTGGCCGACACCGTGCGCTGGACCTGGAAGGTCAAGGTTTATACCCACCTCGAACTCGAACTCATGAACGAGCTGCGCGAGCGCGCCGAGGAAGAAGCCATCCGCGTCTTCGGGCGCAACCTCAAAGACCTTCTGCTCGCCGCCCCGGCCGGCCAGCACGTCACGATGGGCGTCGACCCAGGCATCCGCACCGGCTGCAAGATCGCCATCGTCGACGCCACCGGCAAGATGCTCGACCACGCCACCATCTACCCGCATGAGCCGCGCTGCGACTGGGACGGCAGCATGTCCACCATCGCCCGCCTGGCCGCCAAGCATCAGGTCAGTCTGGTCGCCATCGGCAACGGCACGGCCAGCCGCGAGACCGACAAGCTCGTGCAGGACGTCATGAAGCGCTACCCGGAAGCCCGGCTGACGAAAATCGTCGTTTCGGAAGCCGGTGCCTCGGTCTATTCCGCCTCCGAATTCGCCGCCAAGGAATTCCCCGACCTCGACGTCTCGATCCGTGGCGCGGTGTCGATTGCCCGCCGCCTGCAAGACCCGCTGGCCGAACTGGTCAAGATCGACCCGAAATCCATCGGCGTCGGCCAGTACCAGCACGACGTCTCGCAGACCAAGCTGGCGCGCAACCTCGATGCGGTTGTTGAGGACTGCGTCAATGCCGTCGGCGTCGACGTCAATACCGCCTCGGTGCCGCTGCTCGCCCGCATTTCCGGCCTGACCGCCGGGCTCGCCGCCAACATCGTGAGCTACCGCGACGCCAACGGCGCCTTCCATTCGCGCGACGAACTCAAGAAGGTGCCTCGCCTCGGCGACAAGACTTTTGAACAAGCCGCCGGCTTCCTGCGCGTGCCGAACGGCGACAATCCGCTCGACAGCTCGTCGGTGCACCCGGAAGCCTACCCAGTCGTCGAAAAAATCATTGTCGACCTCAACAAGTCGATCAAGGAAATCCTCGGCGACAGCCGCGCCCTAAAGGGTTTGAACCCGGCGAAATACACCGACGAACGCTTCGGCCTGCCAACCGTCCAGGACATTTTCAAGGAACTGGAAAAACCCGGCCGCGACCCGCGCCCCGAGTTCAAGACGGCGACCTTCGCCGACGGCGTCGAAAAGGTCGGCGACCTGCGCCCGGGCATGATCCTCGAAGGCGTCGTGACCAACGTCGCCGCCTTCGGCGCCTTCGTCGACATCGGCGTCCATCAGGACGGCCTCGTCCACGTCTCAGCCCTGTCCAACACCTTCGTCAAGGACCCGCACAGCATCGTCAAGGCTGGCCAGGTGGTCAAAGTCAAGGTGCTCGAAGTCGACCTGCAACGCCAGCGCATCGCGCTGACCATGCGCATGGGCGACGAGCCGAGCCAGGCCAAACGGCACGACAACGCCCCGACCGGGCGCGGCAATGCGCCGAGCCGGCCACAGCAACGCAGCAGCGGCCCGGCCCCGGCCGGCAACGCAATGGCGTCGGCCTTCGCCAAGCTGCGCAAGTAA
- the fliW gene encoding flagellar assembly protein FliW → MKIETYLFGAVEVSPEKVINFPSGLVGFEESKRFMLAHEEGKEHPATFTLQSLDDPMLAFQIVDPTTLGFNYELELSDAENALLQSPAPEDVLVMQVLFKQDEGGKAAITPNLRAPLLINTRARVGLQKVMENMRPNITLSNLASSV, encoded by the coding sequence ATGAAAATTGAAACCTATTTGTTTGGCGCTGTTGAGGTTAGCCCGGAAAAAGTCATCAATTTCCCGAGTGGCCTGGTTGGCTTCGAGGAGAGCAAGCGTTTCATGCTGGCCCATGAAGAAGGCAAGGAGCACCCGGCCACCTTTACGCTGCAATCCCTGGATGATCCGATGCTGGCTTTCCAGATTGTCGACCCGACGACACTCGGCTTCAATTATGAATTGGAGTTGAGCGACGCCGAAAATGCCCTGCTGCAGTCGCCTGCTCCCGAGGATGTGTTGGTTATGCAGGTGCTGTTCAAGCAGGACGAAGGCGGCAAGGCGGCGATCACGCCAAACCTGCGCGCCCCGCTATTGATCAATACCCGGGCACGGGTTGGTTTGCAGAAGGTCATGGAAAACATGCGCCCGAACATCACGCTGTCGAATCTGGCGAGCTCTGTCTAA